A DNA window from Paenibacillus sp. HWE-109 contains the following coding sequences:
- a CDS encoding flavodoxin — protein MSSVIVVFASMTGNTEEMAEAIAEGLQEAGIEPVVKNVIDTNAEEITKYDGIILGSYTWGDGDLADDFLDFYDEMDDIQLDGKKAAVFGSADSSYAEYGAAVDTLITKLKELGAEVTLDGLKVELSPSKDDKVLCREFGKQFVQSLGA, from the coding sequence ATGAGTTCAGTAATCGTAGTTTTTGCAAGCATGACAGGTAACACGGAAGAAATGGCGGAGGCCATTGCAGAAGGGTTGCAAGAAGCAGGGATTGAGCCTGTCGTGAAAAATGTCATTGACACGAATGCCGAGGAGATTACGAAATATGACGGTATCATCCTGGGCAGCTATACATGGGGAGACGGAGATTTAGCCGATGATTTCCTCGACTTTTACGATGAGATGGATGACATTCAGTTAGATGGGAAAAAGGCGGCTGTGTTCGGGTCTGCTGATTCTTCCTATGCGGAATACGGGGCAGCTGTCGACACATTGATAACAAAATTGAAAGAGCTTGGCGCGGAAGTAACGCTCGACGGATTGAAAGTTGAGTTGTCGCCTTCCAAGGATGATAAAGTATTATGCCGTGAATTTGGCAAACAATTCGTCCAGTCGCTTGGCGCTTAG
- a CDS encoding spore germination protein yields the protein MHHLTQDVRTYFQKEFNHANDLIIHTLSWNHKPIHIVYLITLVNEQSIQDGVLTPLKHTEQGEFLQTITLGQMQITCLLEQAVDALLRGYCVIYFDDDADLYLFHTPSSYQRSITEPVNEKVLGNSHEGFIERLDINLHLIRKKITSQHLAIRYAHVGLEADTKLAIVYMDQLANLEIVEEINKRIAEISIDYISSVGIVEQFIEDAPYSPFPQLLSTERVDRVSANLMEGRIALLADGSSNAIILPVSFFAFYQSPDDYNLRILNGSFFRLLRVSSFFIAITLPAIYIAVVSFHFETIPNELVLPMQNAVLDIPFPPIMEAMLMELTVELIREAGLRLHSAVGQTIGVVGGLVIGDAIVRVGLVSNIMIVVVALTAISSFVVPSYEFRETLRILRFPIMILAASFGFLGIAFGLSILLIHMCKLEVLGIPYFYPLSPLNWKGMKDTFIRMSIWQMNQRPQDSKPQKKWRNLWLRGSVKHGRNKK from the coding sequence ATGCATCATTTAACTCAAGATGTAAGGACCTACTTTCAGAAGGAATTTAATCATGCAAATGATTTAATTATACATACGTTAAGTTGGAATCATAAGCCGATACATATCGTTTACTTAATTACTTTAGTGAATGAGCAGTCGATTCAAGATGGTGTTTTGACGCCGCTTAAACACACTGAACAGGGAGAATTTCTGCAAACCATTACCTTGGGGCAGATGCAGATTACCTGTCTGCTCGAACAAGCTGTAGACGCTTTATTAAGAGGCTATTGTGTGATTTATTTCGATGATGATGCGGATCTGTATCTCTTCCATACCCCATCGAGTTATCAGAGAAGCATTACGGAACCTGTCAATGAAAAGGTGCTGGGTAATTCGCATGAGGGATTCATTGAACGACTGGATATTAACTTGCACTTGATTCGCAAGAAAATAACAAGCCAGCATCTAGCCATACGTTATGCCCATGTTGGATTGGAGGCCGACACCAAGTTGGCTATTGTTTATATGGATCAACTGGCGAATCTGGAAATTGTCGAGGAGATTAATAAGCGGATTGCAGAGATCAGCATTGATTATATTTCTTCGGTCGGCATTGTCGAGCAATTCATCGAAGATGCACCGTACTCACCATTTCCACAGCTGCTGAGCACCGAAAGGGTTGACCGTGTATCGGCCAATCTTATGGAGGGGCGCATCGCTTTGCTGGCCGATGGTTCATCGAATGCCATTATTCTGCCTGTAAGTTTCTTTGCTTTCTATCAATCGCCGGATGATTATAATCTGCGTATTCTGAATGGCAGTTTTTTTCGGCTGCTGCGGGTTTCCAGTTTTTTCATCGCTATCACGCTGCCGGCCATTTATATCGCAGTGGTCAGTTTCCATTTCGAGACGATTCCGAACGAATTGGTGCTGCCCATGCAGAACGCGGTGCTGGATATCCCTTTCCCGCCGATTATGGAAGCGATGCTCATGGAGTTAACCGTGGAGCTAATCCGAGAAGCGGGGCTGCGTTTGCATTCGGCTGTCGGACAAACCATCGGCGTCGTAGGAGGATTGGTTATCGGAGATGCCATTGTCCGAGTGGGTCTTGTCTCTAATATTATGATTGTTGTTGTTGCACTAACGGCAATATCTTCGTTTGTTGTGCCCTCGTACGAATTTCGAGAGACGCTCCGTATCCTCAGGTTCCCCATTATGATTCTAGCTGCTTCATTTGGCTTTCTTGGAATCGCCTTTGGATTATCAATCCTGTTGATTCACATGTGCAAGCTGGAAGTATTGGGTATTCCTTACTTCTACCCGCTGTCACCACTGAATTGGAAGGGAATGAAAGATACCTTTATCCGAATGTCCATCTGGCAAATGAACCAGAGGCCTCAGGATAGTAAACCTCAGAAGAAGTGGAGGAATTTATGGTTGAGAGGCTCGGTGAAACATGGGAGAAACAAAAAATAA
- a CDS encoding PadR family transcriptional regulator: MSNDKLQRSYLPMSETAYYILLSLAQIRHGYGIMQHVEEITKSRIKLGPGTLYGSLSKMEKDKLIAVIAEEDRRKMYQITPLGREILTQEISRIRELFHNAKQMEDDPHVGN, from the coding sequence ATGAGTAACGATAAGCTTCAACGCAGCTACCTGCCCATGTCTGAAACCGCCTATTACATCCTGCTTTCTCTTGCCCAGATCCGTCACGGATATGGCATTATGCAGCATGTGGAGGAGATTACGAAGAGCAGAATCAAGCTAGGACCAGGCACCTTATACGGTAGCCTTTCGAAGATGGAAAAGGATAAGTTAATTGCTGTCATCGCCGAGGAAGATCGGCGGAAAATGTATCAGATAACACCACTGGGACGCGAAATCCTCACGCAAGAAATTTCTCGTATCCGTGAGCTGTTCCATAATGCGAAGCAGATGGAGGATGATCCGCATGTCGGAAATTAA
- a CDS encoding Ger(x)C family spore germination protein, translated as MKMWYKSVSLCVLICVLTGCWDQILLKDVRLILNTGLDEGTQANLRTTFVVVDKKSKPRLVAAEGNTPRDTRVNLAKELTREPDTSKNRLVAIGDKMAKNKLGDILDVFYRDPKSALSAKIVVIDGKANDFLANEHKHKPNLIVNLDRQVIGAEKATIVPNINLQSVLKFIHDPGQDIVLPYMGPGHSGSRVKGVALFSNQVLSGFLSDSESPIYLLLAGQMGETATFSVKTEKNTDKVGSLLTLRVYKAHSQIKLAIVDQQVQVNIQLTMKAQVEEYPKEHQFDESNVKKLNEFISSELTEDARQVIQKLQKFNCDALGIGRRLIAFHHDYWATSNWDEVYPGIKIEPHVTVKLTRPGIIN; from the coding sequence ATGAAAATGTGGTATAAATCAGTGAGCTTATGCGTGCTTATCTGTGTATTAACTGGCTGCTGGGATCAAATATTGTTAAAGGATGTAAGGCTGATTCTGAATACAGGATTGGATGAGGGGACGCAAGCAAACCTGAGGACGACTTTTGTCGTGGTGGATAAAAAAAGCAAGCCGCGCTTAGTCGCGGCAGAAGGCAATACGCCAAGGGATACGAGGGTTAATCTTGCCAAAGAGCTGACGAGAGAGCCGGACACTTCCAAGAATCGATTAGTCGCTATTGGCGATAAAATGGCGAAAAATAAGCTTGGTGATATTTTGGATGTGTTTTACCGAGATCCCAAAAGCGCTTTAAGCGCCAAAATTGTCGTTATCGATGGAAAAGCTAATGATTTCTTAGCCAATGAGCATAAGCATAAGCCCAACTTAATCGTTAACTTAGACAGGCAAGTAATCGGCGCTGAGAAGGCTACGATTGTTCCGAATATCAACTTGCAATCTGTTCTGAAGTTTATCCATGATCCTGGTCAGGATATTGTCCTTCCCTATATGGGGCCTGGACATTCCGGCAGCAGGGTGAAGGGGGTTGCCCTTTTTAGCAACCAGGTTTTGTCAGGATTTCTATCCGATTCGGAATCGCCTATTTATTTATTATTGGCTGGACAAATGGGTGAAACAGCTACTTTTAGCGTGAAAACGGAAAAAAATACAGATAAAGTGGGCAGCTTATTAACGCTGCGGGTCTACAAAGCCCATAGTCAGATAAAGCTTGCTATCGTTGATCAACAAGTACAAGTTAATATCCAGTTAACGATGAAAGCTCAAGTGGAGGAATATCCGAAGGAGCATCAGTTCGATGAAAGCAATGTTAAAAAACTAAATGAGTTTATTTCCTCAGAATTAACAGAAGATGCGAGGCAAGTCATTCAAAAACTTCAGAAGTTTAACTGTGATGCTTTGGGAATTGGCAGAAGGTTAATTGCCTTTCACCATGACTACTGGGCAACGTCGAACTGGGATGAGGTTTATCCCGGGATCAAGATAGAGCCGCATGTCACCGTGAAGTTGACTAGACCTGGAATCATTAACTGA
- a CDS encoding carbohydrate ABC transporter permease, whose amino-acid sequence MDNHSAARAAAPHMAGGVSASRRWRSRTAEAWWAYVFILPAFLFLGLFHLLPAAASIVISVLDWDGLSTASFAGWNNYIGLMHDEHFLQACRHTFLFALISVPVSVAIATVIAAALNKNIRGRTFYRTMYFVPVVTMSTAVGLIWKWLFNSDYGPINAVLHALHLPAPNWLSDPSYIMPSVIIVSVWSSLGHHMIVLLAGLQGIAPSYYEAAEMDGASRSYTFFRITLPLLSPSLFFVILTATIQALQLFDLVFVMTNGNPALLNTSRSVVYNVYEEGFTLFHMGAASSQAVVLFLAIFVVTMIQMKLQRRWVHYSG is encoded by the coding sequence TTGGATAATCACAGCGCAGCTAGAGCAGCCGCTCCTCATATGGCTGGTGGCGTCTCCGCAAGTAGGAGGTGGCGCAGTAGAACCGCGGAGGCTTGGTGGGCGTATGTCTTCATTCTGCCCGCTTTCCTGTTTCTCGGTTTGTTTCACCTGCTGCCAGCAGCAGCTTCTATCGTTATTTCCGTCCTGGATTGGGACGGTCTTTCTACAGCCAGCTTTGCAGGTTGGAACAATTACATCGGGCTCATGCATGACGAGCATTTCCTTCAAGCTTGTCGTCATACCTTCTTATTTGCGCTTATAAGCGTGCCTGTTTCTGTGGCAATCGCAACGGTCATTGCCGCTGCGCTGAACAAAAACATTCGCGGACGCACCTTCTATCGAACGATGTATTTCGTGCCGGTTGTTACGATGTCAACTGCGGTTGGTTTGATCTGGAAATGGTTGTTTAACTCCGATTATGGCCCCATTAATGCCGTTCTTCACGCGCTGCATTTGCCTGCGCCGAATTGGCTTTCTGATCCTAGTTACATCATGCCATCCGTTATCATCGTTAGCGTGTGGTCTTCACTTGGACATCATATGATTGTGCTACTTGCAGGACTTCAAGGCATCGCACCCAGTTACTATGAAGCGGCTGAGATGGATGGAGCGAGCAGATCCTATACCTTTTTTAGAATTACACTGCCGCTGTTGTCGCCCAGTTTATTTTTTGTGATCCTAACGGCAACGATACAAGCGCTCCAATTGTTTGATCTCGTATTCGTCATGACCAATGGCAATCCAGCACTTTTGAATACGTCGCGAAGCGTCGTTTATAACGTATATGAGGAAGGGTTTACCCTATTTCACATGGGTGCAGCCTCCTCGCAGGCCGTTGTTCTTTTCCTGGCTATTTTCGTGGTGACTATGATCCAGATGAAATTACAGCGTAGATGGGTTCACTATTCAGGATAA
- a CDS encoding MurR/RpiR family transcriptional regulator, whose protein sequence is MVKGGLISIREAFHSLTPMEQQAARFILDHPELAVQCSIQKLAEQAAVSKATLIRLSQSLKYKGFKELKIGIASDVAIEQKDPNVYQQFQVKGSTSDLLESISNNNIKSIKDTLSVLDAEAVEQAINTLFRARKIALFGIESSSVVADDFRHKAVRLGLWCEPGYSEDAQTIIAANLTAEDAVLAISYTGQTQTVLEAMELARQNGAKLISLTQFGVNPIAQFAEINLFSSTVEKDFRNGAMASRIAQLNVIDILYVGLVDRNYDVHIEALERTKKAVHHARTRKSN, encoded by the coding sequence ATGGTCAAAGGCGGTTTAATCAGTATTCGTGAGGCCTTTCATTCCTTGACGCCAATGGAACAGCAAGCGGCCCGATTTATTCTGGATCATCCGGAACTGGCTGTGCAATGTTCGATTCAGAAACTGGCAGAGCAGGCAGCAGTTAGCAAAGCAACGCTTATCCGTTTGTCCCAATCCTTGAAGTACAAGGGATTCAAAGAGCTCAAGATCGGCATTGCTTCTGATGTTGCCATCGAGCAGAAAGATCCGAATGTGTATCAGCAATTCCAAGTCAAAGGATCGACGAGTGATTTATTGGAATCAATCTCCAACAATAACATCAAATCGATCAAGGATACGTTGTCAGTGCTTGATGCGGAGGCCGTGGAACAAGCGATTAACACCTTGTTCCGTGCGCGCAAAATTGCTCTGTTTGGCATCGAGTCATCCTCCGTAGTCGCAGACGATTTCAGGCATAAAGCCGTTCGGCTGGGGCTGTGGTGTGAACCTGGCTATAGTGAAGACGCGCAAACCATCATCGCAGCAAACTTGACTGCGGAGGATGCGGTGCTCGCTATTTCCTATACTGGCCAGACGCAAACAGTACTCGAAGCGATGGAACTCGCCCGGCAAAACGGGGCTAAATTAATTTCGCTGACCCAATTTGGGGTGAACCCGATTGCACAGTTTGCTGAGATTAACTTGTTCTCCAGTACGGTTGAAAAAGACTTTCGCAACGGAGCCATGGCTTCCAGGATTGCGCAGTTGAATGTCATTGATATTTTGTATGTGGGGCTAGTTGATCGGAATTATGACGTACATATTGAAGCATTGGAACGGACCAAAAAAGCCGTCCATCATGCCAGAACCAGAAAATCGAATTAG
- a CDS encoding spore germination protein, translated as MSFFDKLLKGSTVPAPPPLHQESARLQALADLQLSTSLEENLAAIKETIQHASDLIVREIILQSEENLEIRAVVMYIDGLAEKDIVHQCVILPLMKMEQTTQITLSYIENYVITASGIKRETTLKESISGLLYSSTLLIIDGFAESLLITSEGWEHRFVSKPTVEPIIRGPQDAFNEVLRTNTALIRRKIKDPQLVFYPIQIGTRTLTDGVVAYLQDVANPSIVKEVKRRLSLVDTEGILDSGQLEDYLEDSPRSPFPQVSSTERADKAAAALLEGKIVVLVDGTPFALLMPITFPEFLLSTEDYYTNYLAVTMLRWVRFFAIMMALMLPSIYIAITSYHQEMLPTQLMLAIAANRSGIPFPAFFEALIMEISLELLREASLRLPGSMGQTIGIVGALVIGQAAVQANIVGPVLTIIVSFTAIGTFVIPNYNASLAIRFLRFPLMVLAAVFGIFGIVFGTSMILIHMIHLRSFGVSYLATLTPQTLSAVDDSFIFKKPSYALNYRQRFLGLKKQKP; from the coding sequence ATGTCTTTTTTTGATAAGCTGCTCAAAGGGTCCACGGTCCCTGCACCTCCTCCCCTCCATCAGGAATCAGCCCGGTTGCAAGCGCTCGCCGATCTGCAGTTGAGTACTAGCCTGGAAGAAAACTTGGCTGCAATCAAAGAAACTATTCAGCATGCGTCCGATTTAATCGTTCGTGAAATTATTTTGCAAAGTGAGGAAAATCTGGAGATTCGAGCGGTTGTTATGTACATTGACGGACTAGCGGAGAAAGATATTGTTCACCAATGCGTTATACTTCCGCTTATGAAAATGGAGCAAACAACACAGATAACACTAAGTTATATCGAGAATTATGTGATTACAGCCAGTGGAATTAAGCGGGAGACCACTTTGAAAGAAAGCATCTCGGGGCTTCTGTACTCGAGCACGCTGTTGATCATCGATGGGTTTGCTGAGTCTTTGCTTATCACATCAGAGGGATGGGAGCATAGATTCGTCTCCAAGCCTACCGTAGAGCCGATCATTCGGGGGCCTCAGGATGCCTTTAATGAGGTGCTTAGAACCAATACGGCTTTGATCAGAAGGAAAATTAAGGATCCCCAACTCGTTTTCTATCCCATTCAAATTGGTACTCGCACATTAACGGATGGCGTTGTCGCTTATTTGCAGGACGTCGCCAACCCCAGCATTGTGAAAGAGGTCAAACGGAGACTTTCTTTGGTTGATACGGAGGGCATTCTGGATAGCGGGCAATTGGAAGATTATTTGGAGGATTCACCTCGCTCCCCCTTCCCGCAAGTCAGCTCGACGGAGAGAGCGGATAAGGCTGCGGCAGCTCTTCTAGAGGGGAAAATTGTTGTGCTTGTGGATGGCACGCCATTCGCCCTGCTCATGCCGATTACATTCCCGGAATTCCTCCTGTCGACAGAGGATTATTATACCAACTATCTAGCGGTTACGATGCTTCGTTGGGTACGGTTCTTCGCGATCATGATGGCGCTTATGCTTCCCTCCATTTATATTGCAATTACTTCTTATCACCAAGAAATGCTGCCGACGCAGCTGATGCTTGCGATTGCAGCCAATCGCAGCGGGATTCCATTCCCAGCTTTCTTCGAAGCCTTGATTATGGAAATCAGTTTGGAACTGCTGCGGGAAGCCAGTCTTCGTCTGCCAGGCTCCATGGGACAAACGATCGGTATCGTTGGCGCATTAGTGATCGGACAAGCGGCTGTACAAGCGAATATTGTCGGTCCGGTTCTAACCATCATCGTGTCGTTTACCGCTATCGGAACCTTCGTCATTCCTAATTATAATGCGTCTCTAGCCATCCGTTTCCTCCGCTTCCCTTTAATGGTCTTAGCCGCAGTCTTCGGTATTTTTGGCATCGTCTTTGGCACCAGTATGATTCTCATTCATATGATCCATTTACGTTCTTTTGGGGTCAGCTACCTGGCTACGTTGACACCTCAGACTTTAAGTGCTGTA
- a CDS encoding GerAB/ArcD/ProY family transporter gives MGETKNKISSTQLAFFTIQTAIGEGALTLPFTLHAISSGDGWISLLLAGLTTQIIIVLIWGICRRYPELTLMDILPKLVGKLVGRVISVLFIAYFTALASIVLLNYTRIISSWIFPTTPRWVIMALMMFTTFYLAKESLRMIARFEVLLSSILVILLGLVMFPLFKGNVLYLLPIGLSGSWPIIKGIENAAIAMAGFELMFVIYPQIQSKDRTVLKTMMLSYVIITTFYLIIVISCFVFFSPKEMDIVPEPVLYMLKAVSFRFFERTDLIFLSFWVPIVMTSIANYVFFAATSIQKLLKVNQPTLVTFIVVMVCWLLVLIPSDVLQMEKINKWFSKATLIMIYGLPILLFAVTVWKHRKNKTVVE, from the coding sequence ATGGGAGAAACAAAAAATAAGATCTCATCGACACAGTTAGCCTTTTTTACGATACAAACTGCTATCGGCGAAGGCGCATTAACGTTGCCGTTCACCTTGCACGCCATTTCATCGGGGGATGGTTGGATATCGCTGCTTTTGGCTGGCCTTACGACCCAAATTATCATTGTGCTTATCTGGGGGATATGCCGGAGATACCCGGAGCTGACCCTTATGGACATTTTGCCAAAGCTGGTGGGAAAACTGGTGGGCAGAGTGATCAGCGTTCTATTTATCGCCTATTTCACTGCTTTGGCTAGTATTGTGCTATTAAACTACACAAGAATTATTTCTTCATGGATTTTCCCGACAACGCCAAGATGGGTCATTATGGCATTAATGATGTTCACCACCTTTTACTTGGCCAAAGAGAGCTTGCGCATGATTGCACGGTTTGAAGTGCTTCTATCGAGTATCTTGGTTATCTTATTGGGCTTGGTCATGTTTCCTCTATTCAAAGGGAATGTACTTTACCTGCTGCCTATTGGCTTATCGGGGAGCTGGCCTATCATCAAAGGGATAGAGAATGCAGCGATTGCCATGGCCGGTTTTGAGCTGATGTTCGTGATTTATCCGCAGATTCAATCAAAGGATCGAACGGTACTGAAAACAATGATGCTGTCTTACGTTATCATTACTACTTTCTATTTGATTATCGTAATTTCATGCTTTGTATTTTTCAGTCCGAAAGAAATGGATATCGTACCTGAGCCTGTACTTTATATGCTCAAAGCGGTTTCCTTCCGATTTTTTGAGCGCACTGATCTTATCTTCCTGTCTTTTTGGGTTCCGATTGTTATGACCTCCATCGCAAATTACGTCTTTTTCGCTGCGACGAGTATTCAGAAGTTGCTGAAAGTGAACCAACCAACCCTGGTAACCTTCATCGTGGTTATGGTTTGTTGGCTGCTTGTTTTGATACCCAGTGATGTCTTGCAAATGGAAAAGATCAATAAGTGGTTCTCGAAAGCAACTTTAATTATGATCTATGGATTACCTATTCTTCTATTTGCAGTCACCGTGTGGAAGCACAGAAAAAATAAGACGGTGGTAGAATGA
- a CDS encoding ABC transporter substrate-binding protein has product MKMRLGRKMRKTGSVVVSIATIGALLSGCSQGTTTSVASPKASSDAVKAATAAPKEKVTLNLAVWVEELKETINQTVAVYTKDHTNVEVNLTITPVKDYYTKLQTSLVGGEGPDLFLMNGPNFYKFASLNLLADLQPLVDRDKWDTSVYPKGINELYRYNNKQYGIPYFQGTVGLFYNKELFDKAKVPYPDDTWTWETLKTNAAKLTDKSQKQYGYIAANEIQTGFYPLIYQAGGSVINNEHNKSGLNLPETQSAIQFMKDFIDQGISPTAQQQVETKPTQIFGSGKAAMVPGGSFDASTLYKMLGDKLGVAELPAGKQKGYYIHGSSWVINQKSKHQQEAWEVLKVLTGKVGEDLLAKSAFNYPAHKGSVDLWLQAIPSLDMKAFIRTVDQTGPYPVSKNTAEWQNMLIEQVTNALLGKTPVKEALDNAAVKMNDLLAKEK; this is encoded by the coding sequence ATGAAAATGCGATTGGGAAGAAAAATGCGGAAAACCGGAAGTGTTGTAGTAAGCATTGCGACGATTGGTGCTTTATTGTCAGGTTGCTCACAGGGAACTACGACAAGTGTTGCCAGTCCCAAGGCGTCATCTGATGCCGTCAAGGCAGCAACAGCTGCACCGAAGGAGAAAGTAACCCTTAATTTGGCTGTCTGGGTAGAAGAATTAAAAGAAACGATCAATCAAACTGTCGCCGTGTACACGAAAGACCATACCAACGTAGAAGTCAATTTGACCATAACACCTGTCAAAGATTACTATACGAAGCTGCAAACCTCGCTGGTTGGCGGGGAAGGGCCTGATCTCTTCTTGATGAATGGTCCCAACTTCTATAAATTTGCTTCTTTGAATTTGTTGGCGGATCTCCAACCTTTGGTAGATCGCGATAAATGGGATACGTCCGTCTATCCGAAAGGGATCAATGAGCTGTACAGATACAACAACAAGCAGTACGGTATCCCTTATTTCCAAGGTACAGTCGGCTTATTTTATAACAAGGAACTGTTTGATAAAGCAAAGGTGCCGTACCCCGATGATACGTGGACTTGGGAGACGTTGAAGACGAACGCGGCAAAGCTTACAGATAAAAGTCAAAAACAATACGGTTATATCGCGGCTAACGAAATCCAAACCGGCTTCTATCCGCTTATTTATCAAGCTGGCGGCTCCGTCATCAACAATGAACATAACAAATCAGGTCTGAATTTGCCGGAAACACAATCTGCTATCCAGTTTATGAAGGATTTCATCGATCAGGGGATTTCGCCTACGGCTCAACAGCAGGTTGAAACGAAGCCTACGCAAATTTTCGGCTCAGGTAAAGCGGCTATGGTTCCTGGCGGATCGTTCGATGCCTCAACCTTATACAAAATGCTAGGTGACAAGCTTGGTGTGGCCGAACTGCCGGCTGGCAAACAAAAAGGCTACTATATACATGGATCAAGCTGGGTTATCAATCAGAAATCCAAACATCAGCAAGAAGCTTGGGAAGTTTTGAAAGTATTGACGGGGAAAGTGGGCGAAGATTTGCTTGCCAAAAGCGCCTTTAACTATCCGGCGCACAAAGGGTCCGTCGATCTCTGGCTGCAAGCCATTCCATCGCTGGATATGAAAGCTTTCATCCGCACCGTTGACCAAACAGGACCTTATCCGGTTTCGAAAAACACGGCAGAATGGCAGAATATGCTTATTGAACAAGTGACGAACGCTTTGCTCGGCAAAACGCCGGTCAAAGAAGCGTTAGACAACGCGGCTGTCAAAATGAATGATTTGTTAGCCAAAGAGAAGTAA
- a CDS encoding ArsR/SmtB family transcription factor, producing the protein MGMTITTMSALAEPNRLHIVELLRDGPLTVGEITEQLGLAQPQVSKHLRVLSDCGFVEVHPSANRRIYTLQPQPLIEMDAWLDSFRRMWEERFDRLDDYLKLLQSKEEKQSSTEGAEDK; encoded by the coding sequence ATGGGCATGACGATTACAACGATGAGTGCGCTTGCCGAGCCCAACCGCTTACACATTGTCGAGCTACTACGTGACGGCCCCCTTACGGTAGGAGAAATCACCGAACAACTTGGGCTAGCACAGCCACAGGTTTCCAAACACCTTCGTGTATTAAGTGATTGCGGTTTCGTTGAAGTACACCCTAGCGCCAATCGGCGCATTTACACGCTGCAGCCTCAGCCGCTTATAGAGATGGATGCCTGGTTGGATTCATTCCGTCGCATGTGGGAAGAACGATTCGACCGCTTGGACGATTATCTGAAGCTGCTTCAGAGCAAAGAGGAAAAACAGAGCAGCACGGAAGGCGCGGAAGATAAATAA
- a CDS encoding DUF2812 domain-containing protein, translating into MSEIKKTIKIWASWNSDKFEDYLEEMEAQGWNLITIKKLGYRVHFIKGMPRKIRYCVDFQNKKSPEYESLCREAGWKCELSSSGWYVWSMPYTDERPAIYTDIDSLIDRNKRLMSIMIVLMSAQTPVFMMNIASDPFRLTLTIFYVLLYGLFFYGIYQLNKTNRKLREKNQL; encoded by the coding sequence ATGTCGGAAATTAAAAAAACAATAAAAATTTGGGCTAGCTGGAATAGTGATAAATTTGAAGACTATCTGGAAGAGATGGAAGCTCAAGGCTGGAACCTCATAACGATTAAAAAACTTGGATATCGGGTGCATTTTATTAAGGGAATGCCCCGGAAGATCCGCTACTGTGTCGATTTCCAGAACAAAAAAAGTCCAGAGTACGAATCCCTTTGCCGTGAGGCAGGTTGGAAATGCGAATTGTCATCCAGCGGTTGGTATGTATGGAGTATGCCTTATACCGATGAACGGCCAGCTATTTATACCGATATTGACTCTCTCATCGATCGCAACAAACGGCTGATGAGCATAATGATTGTCCTCATGTCGGCCCAAACCCCCGTATTTATGATGAATATCGCTAGTGATCCTTTTCGGCTTACACTCACCATTTTTTATGTGCTATTATACGGACTTTTCTTTTATGGCATTTATCAATTGAACAAAACAAATCGGAAATTGCGCGAGAAAAATCAGCTTTGA